The proteins below come from a single Halobacillus salinarum genomic window:
- a CDS encoding phage major capsid protein, whose product MDTNQDMLAKVQNAMKAMQRSDLGSSILAREKRQRFVRTVSASTKLLDRARRINMQSHTHDIDRVGFAARILRAATEADEPNGESSPNTDTNTLESVEAIAIAGLTDSTLEDNIEEEDFENTLIDLIADRAGLDLEELFIQGDKSSSDPFLALTDGWLKKAANEVDGTSDADFASDDVESMFDSMIHAVPKKYLRNREDWKFYAHWDIEDAYRNVLRNRGTGLGDSAQTTAQGLAYKGIGVEDSSNMPAGTVLLAPSSNLVYGMYRDIRIEPDRQAKKRLTDFVTTMRVDCHYEDENAAVVGRGFSG is encoded by the coding sequence TTGGATACCAATCAAGACATGCTCGCAAAAGTACAAAATGCCATGAAGGCTATGCAACGTTCTGATTTAGGCTCATCAATTTTAGCAAGAGAGAAACGACAGCGCTTTGTGCGGACCGTATCTGCATCTACGAAACTCTTAGACCGTGCCCGTCGAATAAATATGCAGAGTCATACCCACGATATTGACCGCGTAGGATTTGCTGCACGTATTTTAAGAGCGGCGACAGAAGCCGATGAACCGAATGGAGAGTCTAGCCCAAATACGGATACGAACACTCTCGAATCTGTGGAAGCGATTGCCATTGCTGGACTTACAGATTCTACACTCGAAGATAACATCGAGGAAGAAGATTTTGAGAATACGCTTATTGACCTTATTGCCGATCGGGCAGGACTCGATCTTGAGGAACTATTTATTCAAGGGGATAAGTCTAGTTCAGATCCATTCCTGGCATTAACGGATGGCTGGTTGAAGAAAGCAGCTAATGAAGTGGACGGAACAAGTGACGCAGACTTTGCTTCCGATGATGTGGAATCTATGTTCGACTCCATGATTCACGCTGTTCCGAAGAAATATCTTCGGAATCGTGAAGATTGGAAGTTCTATGCTCATTGGGATATAGAGGACGCCTACCGAAATGTCTTGCGTAACCGAGGTACAGGCTTAGGTGATTCTGCACAGACAACTGCTCAAGGACTTGCCTACAAGGGAATCGGGGTCGAGGATTCTTCGAATATGCCTGCAGGTACAGTTCTACTTGCTCCAAGCTCAAACCTTGTTTATGGGATGTATCGCGACATTCGTATTGAGCCCGATCGTCAGGCGAAGAAACGACTTACAGATTTCGTCACTACGATGCGAGTCGACTGCCATTATGAAGATGAAAATGCTGCAGTGGTCGGTCGTGGATTCAGCGGATAA